The Palleronia sp. THAF1 genome contains the following window.
TTCGTCTGCGCGCCTCCGGGTGCGGTCGTGGGATTGGCGCGTGAGGTGCTGGACGCGGGCGATGCATTGGTCGTGGACATGGCCTCGACCAAGGGGCGCATCGTGACTGCGCTGTCGGACGCGCCGCGTTTTATCGGTGGGCACCCGCTTGCGGGCGGCAACGCGGCGGGGCCCTTCACATCAGAGCCTGACGCTTTGGCCGCCGCGAGATTCGTCCTGACGCCCCACGCGGGGAACGGAGAGTCGGACATCGAGTGGATCGAGCACTTTCTTGCGCGGCTGGGATTTGCTGTGGTGCGTGCGGACGCCCACGCCCACGATCAGATATTGGCTCGCACGTCGCATCTGCCGCACCTGCTGGCCTACGGATACGCCGGGTTGCTGGGCAGTATGGACGCGGACGAGCGCGCGATCTTCGCCTCTCGCTCGACCCGCAACACGGTCCATCACGCCGCTGCGAATACGCGGATGTGGGCCGAGATACTGGATCAGAATACGGATGCGGTCTCTGCCGCGTTGGACGAGATGATCCTTGAATTGATGGAACTGCGCACCGCCTTCGCTGGCGGTCGCCGGTCCGACCTGACACAGCGGCTGGAAGCGGCCGCAACCACCGCACAGACTTTGACGAAAGGCGAGGATACATGACCAAGATCGGCTATCTCGGCCACCCCGGCAGCTATTCCCATCAGGCAGCGGCGCAACTGCGCCCCGACGCTGAGCATGTGAACCTTCCGTCTTTCGATGAGCTGGTCGCCGCCTGCGAGGCCGGCGACGTGGACGAGGCGGTTCTGCCGCTGGAGAACAGCGAGTCGGGTCGTATTCCAGATGTGCATCGCCTTGTCGTGTCTATGGAGCTGTTCATTGTCGGAGAGATGTTGCTGGACGTGTCGCATTGTCTTGTGACCTGCGGACCGGCGGTCGAGGCAGAGATCCATTCGATCTTCAGTCATCCGCAGGGGTTCCTGCAGTCGTCGAAGTTCCTGAAGGACCGCTTCCCCGACGCACAGCGCCGCACCCGGTCTGATACCGCAACGGCGGTGCGCGAAGTCGTGGCGGGCGGTGACAGGCATCTGGCCGCCATCGGGTCGGAATTCGCGGCCAAGCACTACGGTGGCACAGTCCTGCATCGCGGGATTTCCAACCGCGAGGACAACATCACGCGCTTCGTCGTGGTGGCCAGGGAAACGCGGTTCGAGGACAGCGACGACATGTCTTCGATGATCATTCAGGTCAGTCACAAGCCCGGCAGTCTGGTGCAGGCGTTGGCGGTTTTCGGGCAACACGGTGTGAACATCACCAAGCTGGAAACCTACATGATTTCCGAGCGGACAGAGCTGCCGACCTTCTATCTGGACGTTGGCTGCGGCGGGCAGGCCGAAAAGCTGATCGCCGCCATGCGCGATATCGAGCCGCATATCAGCTATTCAAAATTCCTGGGCTCTTACCGCGCCGACAGCCGCCGGACGGGGCGCAACGGGTTCCTTAAGCCGTAGCCATGGCGTCCCGCGCACGCATACAGGCCGTGGCCGCCGCGACACTGGCAACGGCATCTTCGGTGGCGGCCATCGTGGTGGACCGCCTGAGGCCGGAGATGTCGGTGGCAGAGCAGATCATCGCCGTTCTGGGAGTCTCGATAGTTCTCTATCTCGCCTATAGCGCGACCGAAAGCGTGCTGCGTCGCGTCTATTATCGCCATGTGCGCGGGCGCTGGCACTACGTTACGGTCGCACCCTCGGGAGGGAATCAGAACTACGCCGTTATGGATATTGGGTTCACCGAAGAGGGTACGCTGAAATACGAGGTTCAGCTTCACCGCAACCCAGCAGAATTGAAGACGCACGAAAATGCCATTGGAAGCGCGATCAGCGAGGCGATGGACTACGATCCGAAACGGCGTGAGCTGCATATCCTTTACGATGTCGACCTGAAAGAGGACAAGGACCGCAGACGGGGCCGGTTGCGGATGACACGCAATCTGGACGGCACGATGACGGGCATGTGGACGAGTGTCCGAAACGAAAAGGAAATTTCGCGCGGAGAAGTGTTTGCCGCGCGTCCGGCGCAGTTCGATGCAAAGTCAACGCGCTGGTTGAAGCTGAGGGAAATAGAACGATGACTGCGACCGCCGGAAAATACGACGACATCTCTTTCTTCGTGGCAGAAGAGCGCACCAAGTTCGCGCAATTCGCGCGGGGCAAATCGATCACCGAGCTGGGCAAGCTGGTGCTGGCCGTGCGCAACGCCGAACGCCTTGGTGCTGCATCCGAACAGATGGCGGCCGCTTATCTGGTGACCAACCTGCTGCTGATGAGCCGTGCGCAAAGACGTATCGCCAAGCTGGTGATCCTTGATATGGCCGAAAGCGACCGCGCGGCGCTGTTCCCGGTGACCAACGCGCTGCGTTACTTCCTGATGGAGGACTACACGCAGCTCGACAACTTCGAGGACTGGGTGACGTCCTTGAAAGGTCTCGCGAATGTGTCGGATCGCCTGCGCGACGAGTTGACAGACATTTCAGATTTCATGACTTCGTCCGAGTTGGGCGATCAGGGCACCACTGACCGCAAGGCGCAGACGATGCTGGCCGTGCGCGCGCCCGGCTTCGCCGAGGATCAGGGGCTGACGGCGGATGTGTCGAACCCATTCATCGTGACCTTCACAGCGGGTGGTGAGACAAGCCAGGACGTGGTGGGCCAGTCGGTCTACGGCGATGCGTTCTCCATGCGGGTCGCAAACTCACGCGATGTGATCGTCATCGAGATCGACGGCGCGCAGGCGGACGCGGCGATTGCGCAGTGGATCGCGCGGTTGGACGACGTGCTGGACAACGCGTTGCTGGGGCTGAGTTCCGGAGCCTAGGCGATTTGGGTCGAGGGGACCGTGCCGAAGCGAGACGACGACCTTGCAGAGCGGTTCGTTAACATCTTTTTTTCGTAGCTGAGAAAGTCAGCTACGAAAAAAAGTCGT
Protein-coding sequences here:
- a CDS encoding prephenate dehydrogenase; translated protein: MDAPSTIGIVGTGLIGAGFAALVSRRAPDVVIRAVEPNGSYRAAVQAQLPPVTFDHCAKDLADADIVFVCAPPGAVVGLAREVLDAGDALVVDMASTKGRIVTALSDAPRFIGGHPLAGGNAAGPFTSEPDALAAARFVLTPHAGNGESDIEWIEHFLARLGFAVVRADAHAHDQILARTSHLPHLLAYGYAGLLGSMDADERAIFASRSTRNTVHHAAANTRMWAEILDQNTDAVSAALDEMILELMELRTAFAGGRRSDLTQRLEAAATTAQTLTKGEDT
- a CDS encoding prephenate dehydratase yields the protein MTKIGYLGHPGSYSHQAAAQLRPDAEHVNLPSFDELVAACEAGDVDEAVLPLENSESGRIPDVHRLVVSMELFIVGEMLLDVSHCLVTCGPAVEAEIHSIFSHPQGFLQSSKFLKDRFPDAQRRTRSDTATAVREVVAGGDRHLAAIGSEFAAKHYGGTVLHRGISNREDNITRFVVVARETRFEDSDDMSSMIIQVSHKPGSLVQALAVFGQHGVNITKLETYMISERTELPTFYLDVGCGGQAEKLIAAMRDIEPHISYSKFLGSYRADSRRTGRNGFLKP